In Penaeus chinensis breed Huanghai No. 1 chromosome 40, ASM1920278v2, whole genome shotgun sequence, one genomic interval encodes:
- the LOC125047196 gene encoding neo-calmodulin-like isoform X3: MKAAIVASNMRARSKSGSVDAVPKSQAGKGGTAQKIGTPSKNNNNKQVTKPSAQKTQVKQAPSKQVQQTKGTGGKKGKKGHKHQQYDLIVTIDLVEYGLTDDLVAEFKEAFMLFDKDEDGMITTAELGVVMRSLGQRPSETELRKLVGEVETCADGTIEFNEFLQMMSKKLKDIGNGDELKEAFKVFDKKNSGYLSSTELRHVMTSMGEKMSEQEVEDMIKEAAPNGDGRVNYEEFANIIARKH, encoded by the exons gCCCGGAGTAAGAGTGGGTCCGTCGACGCCGTTCCCAAGAGCCAAGCAGGCAAGGGCGGCACTGCTCAGAAGATCGGCACGCcctccaaaaacaacaacaacaagcaggtGACCAAGCCGTCCGCCCAGAAGACACAGGTCAAGCAGGCGCCCTCCAAGCAGGTCCAGCAGACGAAAGGAACGGGCGGCAAGAAAGGCAAGAAGGGCCACAAGCATCAGCAGTACGACCTCATCGTGACCATCGACCTG GTGGAGTACGGACTGACAGACGACCTCGTGGCTGAGTTCAAGGAAGCCTTCATGCTCTTCGATAAGGACGAGGACGGCATGATCACGACGGCGGAGCTCGGGGTCGTCATGCGCTCCCTCGGTCAGCGCCCTTCAG AGACGGAACTACGCAAGCTGGTGGGCGAGGTAGAGACCTGCGCCGACGGCACCATCGAGTTCAACGAATTCCTGCAGATGATGAGCAAGAAGCTGAAGGACATCGGGAACGGAGACGAGCTCAAGGAGGCCTTCAA GGTGTTCGACAAGAAGAACTCGGGATATCTGTCGTCCACTGAACTCCGCCATGTCATGACCAGCATGGGAGAGAAGATGTccgagcaggaggtggaggacaTGATCAAGGAGGCAGCCCCGAACGGCGACGGCCGGGTCAACTACGAAG aGTTCGCCAACATCATCGCCAGAAAAcactaa